One window of Polyangiaceae bacterium genomic DNA carries:
- a CDS encoding glycogen-debranching protein, which translates to MRFWGLGLGSAGCLCAALVACSAANDSSRQTASGGSGGAGGAGAGGTGTGGAGTGGAAGATTGGAGGTAGTTNAPPEGWGARWDTERNLHLSVRSQAATRIEAWLYAAASGEAEVLRVELQPDADGVFRGRVQRSELLAAGLSGTVFYGLRAWGPNWPYAEDWVPGSDAGFVSDVDAEGNRFNPNKLLWDPYAVELSHDPINPEQRSGAMFRTGAEDRLLDSALEAPKGIALLPTQVDVGTLPARPLGEQVIYEVQLRGFTQADASLPAELRGTYAGAATKAQYLADLGVTAVEFLPLHETQNDQNDIDPNSASGDNYWGYSSLSFFAPDRRFASDKSPGGPTRELQAMVKAFHDAGISVFVDVVYNHTGEGGAWGDGGSIAPLYSWRGIDNTGYYQLAQDPAGYQNDNGVGPNLAARSQLARDLVIDSLRYWHETLGVDGFRFDLAPILANQCERGCFQFDGGDPTGILRRAVTELPGVALIAEPWGTGPGTFQLGQFPAGWAEWNGAYRDTLRDDLNLLGSAQVTPGWLADRLSGSWSLFGDDGRSPTSSINFLVSHDGFTLRDLNSCNAKKNDQAWPFGPSDGGTDDNRSWDHRGNDAYQRQGTRTALALLMVSAGVPMIVGGDELYRSQRCNNNPYNLDSVGTWIDWSALQSERAFFDFSSRLLNFRKDHPALRPSAYRPLDTDTDGDDLPLVAFLDDQGKQASAAYLDDPARQFLAFRLDGDEVGDPARSLLVAYNGWSEAIVFDLPPTAPGLAWDIVCDTSEAFAAFGSCVDSPSAFPVGDAQYVLPGRSVLIAIEQ; encoded by the coding sequence GTGCGATTCTGGGGTTTGGGGTTAGGGAGCGCCGGGTGCCTGTGCGCGGCGCTCGTCGCCTGCAGCGCAGCTAACGACTCAAGTCGGCAGACGGCGAGCGGCGGTAGTGGCGGCGCCGGCGGTGCAGGTGCTGGCGGCACTGGTACTGGCGGCGCTGGTACCGGCGGCGCTGCAGGCGCAACGACCGGTGGAGCAGGGGGTACCGCCGGAACGACCAACGCCCCGCCCGAGGGCTGGGGCGCTCGGTGGGACACGGAGCGCAACCTCCACCTATCCGTGCGGAGTCAAGCCGCGACGCGGATCGAAGCGTGGCTCTACGCCGCCGCGAGCGGCGAAGCCGAAGTGCTGCGTGTTGAGCTCCAGCCGGACGCGGACGGTGTGTTTCGGGGCAGGGTGCAGCGCTCGGAGCTCCTCGCCGCCGGGCTATCGGGCACGGTGTTCTACGGCTTGCGCGCTTGGGGCCCGAACTGGCCCTATGCAGAGGACTGGGTACCGGGTAGCGACGCCGGCTTCGTCTCCGACGTGGACGCTGAAGGCAACCGCTTCAATCCGAACAAGCTCTTGTGGGATCCCTACGCGGTCGAGCTGAGTCACGATCCAATCAACCCTGAGCAGCGCTCTGGCGCGATGTTCCGAACAGGTGCTGAAGATCGCCTGTTAGATAGCGCTTTGGAGGCACCCAAAGGGATCGCGTTGCTACCGACCCAAGTCGATGTCGGCACGCTGCCGGCGCGCCCGCTGGGCGAGCAAGTGATCTACGAGGTCCAGCTACGCGGCTTCACCCAGGCGGATGCGTCGCTGCCTGCTGAGCTGCGCGGCACCTACGCAGGCGCGGCGACCAAGGCTCAGTACCTCGCGGATCTAGGAGTCACCGCGGTGGAGTTCTTGCCGCTGCATGAGACGCAGAACGACCAAAACGACATCGACCCAAACTCCGCGAGCGGCGACAACTACTGGGGCTACAGCTCCCTGAGTTTTTTTGCGCCGGATCGCCGCTTTGCGTCGGACAAATCTCCGGGCGGCCCGACGCGGGAGCTGCAAGCGATGGTGAAGGCGTTCCACGACGCGGGGATCTCCGTCTTCGTCGACGTCGTCTACAACCACACGGGTGAGGGAGGCGCCTGGGGCGACGGCGGTAGCATCGCGCCGCTCTATTCGTGGCGTGGCATCGACAACACCGGCTACTACCAGCTCGCTCAAGACCCCGCCGGTTATCAGAACGACAACGGCGTGGGACCCAATCTTGCCGCGCGGAGTCAGCTCGCGCGGGATCTGGTGATCGACTCGCTGCGCTACTGGCACGAGACACTGGGAGTCGACGGCTTCCGTTTCGACCTCGCCCCGATCTTGGCGAACCAGTGCGAGCGCGGCTGCTTCCAGTTCGACGGCGGCGACCCAACCGGGATCTTGCGCCGGGCCGTGACGGAGCTACCCGGAGTGGCGCTGATCGCCGAGCCGTGGGGAACTGGTCCGGGCACGTTTCAGCTGGGGCAGTTTCCTGCTGGCTGGGCGGAGTGGAACGGCGCCTACCGCGATACGTTGCGCGACGATCTGAACCTGCTGGGCAGTGCCCAGGTGACCCCCGGTTGGCTCGCCGATCGGCTGAGCGGGAGCTGGTCGCTGTTTGGAGATGATGGTCGTTCCCCGACGAGCTCAATCAACTTCCTGGTGAGCCATGACGGCTTCACCTTGCGCGACCTGAACTCGTGCAACGCCAAAAAGAATGATCAAGCGTGGCCCTTCGGGCCCTCAGACGGGGGCACCGACGACAATCGCTCTTGGGATCATCGCGGAAACGACGCCTACCAGCGGCAGGGCACGCGCACGGCGCTCGCGCTCTTGATGGTGAGTGCCGGGGTGCCGATGATCGTCGGAGGCGACGAGCTGTACCGCAGCCAGCGCTGCAACAACAATCCGTACAACCTGGACAGCGTGGGCACCTGGATCGACTGGTCAGCTCTGCAGAGCGAACGCGCCTTTTTCGACTTCAGCTCGCGCTTGCTCAATTTCCGTAAGGATCACCCTGCGCTGCGCCCAAGCGCCTATCGGCCTCTAGACACCGACACGGACGGAGATGACTTGCCGCTGGTTGCGTTCCTGGACGACCAAGGAAAGCAGGCCAGCGCCGCCTACTTGGATGATCCGGCGCGTCAGTTTCTGGCGTTTCGCCTGGATGGCGACGAAGTCGGCGATCCGGCGCGCTCGCTGCTCGTGGCCTACAACGGCTGGAGCGAAGCAATCGTTTTCGACCTTCCACCGACTGCACCCGGCCTCGCCTGGGACATCGTGTGTGACACGAGTGAGGCGTTCGCGGCGTTCGGCAGCTGCGTCGACTCGCCGAGCGCCTTCCCTGTGGGTGACGCTCAGTACGTGTTGCCCGGACGCAGTGTGCTGATCGCCATCGAGCAGTGA
- the dnaK gene encoding molecular chaperone DnaK, translating to MGKIIGIDLGTTNSVVSVMEGKEPKVIVNEEGSRLTPSVVAWDDKGEILVGTIAKRQAVTNPENTVYSAKRFIGRRFDEITDDLPRVPYKVVKGPNGDARIEVRGKQMAAPEVSAKVLLKLKQAAEAYLGTTVTEAVITVPAYFNDSQRQATKDAGKIAGLEVRRIINEPTAAALAYGLDSKKDELIAVYDFGGGTFDISILEVGDNVVQVIATGGDTHLGGDDVDEAVMQWLEAEFKKDTGIDVKGDKMVIQRLKDAAEQAKIELSSKQETTINLPFLTADASGPKHLQKTLTRSKLEQMIRPLIERTMEPVKQALADSKKQPSDIDEVVLVGGSTRIPLVQETVTKFFGKEPHKGVNPDEVVAIGAAVQGGVLAGDVQDVVLLDVTPLSLGVETLGGVMTVMIPRNTTIPTQKKETYSTAADNQPSVEIHVLQGERAQASQNRTLGKFHLDGIPAAPRGMPKIEVTFDIDANGILSVAARDTATGKDQRITIEANSGLNDNEISKMVDDAAKHEAEDKARREQVERRNQLDNTIYNLEKQLADNKDKLEGFDTSKIEGLMRDGRDALEKQDDEKVQTVLNDLQTAAHEMAAKLYEGAGGQPGAAGVPGADAAQDKKSKGDVIDAEFEETN from the coding sequence ATGGGCAAGATTATCGGAATCGACCTCGGCACCACCAACAGCGTCGTGTCGGTGATGGAAGGCAAGGAGCCGAAGGTCATCGTCAATGAGGAAGGTTCGCGCCTCACCCCCTCGGTGGTCGCATGGGACGACAAGGGAGAGATCCTGGTCGGCACGATCGCCAAGCGCCAGGCGGTGACGAACCCGGAGAACACGGTTTATTCGGCCAAGCGTTTCATCGGCCGCCGCTTCGATGAGATCACCGACGACCTGCCGCGCGTGCCGTACAAGGTCGTGAAGGGCCCCAACGGCGACGCGCGCATCGAAGTGCGTGGCAAGCAGATGGCGGCGCCTGAAGTGAGCGCGAAGGTGCTCTTGAAGTTGAAGCAGGCTGCCGAGGCGTACCTCGGAACCACCGTCACGGAAGCGGTCATCACCGTTCCCGCGTACTTCAACGACTCCCAGCGCCAGGCCACCAAGGACGCCGGCAAGATCGCTGGCCTCGAAGTGCGGCGCATCATCAACGAGCCCACCGCGGCTGCGTTGGCGTACGGCCTGGACTCGAAGAAGGACGAGCTGATCGCGGTCTACGACTTCGGCGGCGGTACCTTCGACATCTCGATCCTCGAGGTGGGCGACAACGTGGTGCAGGTCATCGCGACCGGCGGCGACACGCACCTCGGTGGTGACGACGTCGACGAGGCGGTGATGCAGTGGCTCGAGGCCGAGTTCAAGAAGGACACCGGCATCGACGTCAAGGGCGACAAGATGGTCATCCAGCGCCTCAAGGATGCTGCGGAGCAAGCCAAGATCGAGCTCTCCAGCAAGCAGGAGACCACCATCAACCTGCCGTTCCTCACGGCGGACGCATCGGGCCCGAAGCACCTGCAGAAGACCCTCACCCGCTCGAAGCTCGAGCAGATGATCCGTCCGCTGATCGAGCGCACCATGGAGCCCGTCAAGCAAGCGCTGGCCGACAGCAAGAAGCAGCCGAGCGACATCGATGAGGTGGTGCTGGTCGGTGGTTCCACGCGGATTCCGCTGGTGCAGGAGACCGTCACCAAGTTCTTCGGCAAAGAGCCTCACAAGGGCGTGAACCCCGACGAGGTCGTGGCCATCGGCGCCGCGGTCCAGGGCGGCGTGCTCGCCGGCGACGTGCAAGACGTCGTGCTCCTCGACGTGACTCCGCTGAGCCTCGGCGTGGAGACGCTGGGTGGCGTGATGACCGTCATGATCCCCCGCAACACCACCATCCCGACGCAGAAGAAGGAGACCTACTCCACGGCTGCAGACAACCAGCCCTCGGTAGAAATCCACGTGCTTCAAGGTGAGCGCGCCCAGGCGTCGCAGAACCGCACCCTTGGCAAGTTCCACCTGGATGGTATCCCCGCGGCACCGCGTGGTATGCCGAAGATCGAGGTCACCTTCGACATCGACGCCAACGGCATCCTCTCGGTCGCAGCGCGTGACACCGCCACTGGCAAGGATCAGCGCATCACCATCGAGGCGAACAGCGGTCTCAACGACAACGAGATCAGCAAGATGGTGGACGACGCCGCGAAGCACGAGGCGGAGGACAAGGCCCGCCGCGAGCAGGTGGAGCGTCGCAACCAACTCGACAACACCATCTACAACCTCGAGAAGCAGCTGGCTGACAACAAGGACAAGCTCGAAGGCTTCGACACCAGCAAGATCGAGGGTCTGATGCGCGACGGTCGCGATGCCCTGGAGAAGCAGGACGACGAGAAGGTGCAGACCGTGCTCAACGACCTGCAGACCGCGGCCCACGAGATGGCAGCCAAGCTCTACGAGGGCGCTGGTGGTCAACCTGGTGCAGCGGGCGTGCCTGGAGCCGACGCGGCTCAGGACAAGAAGAGCAAGGGCGACGTGATCGACGCCGAGTTCGAAGAGACCAACTGA
- a CDS encoding DUF1963 domain-containing protein yields the protein MAYFRWVEGEMEGYLIACDTNDARRLLGEADNPALVIEPLSGALDPIDFAEAQAVLGDQHPALLGLRSLGLSLAETIVQRSSHFGGLPRLSQQIDWPGGANPLPLLLELDLAEVTDGGWGGFFGFPATGYLALFFDLRSSRRDFAVCYSPAGSPVRSAPVGSVALEPRSVVSGLELTSPHPEDPAVIELLGDDVELLESYAALYAESAEGCHRLLGHAYWINEECAVPEGCIQLFQIRGEPGSFGVNAEECYLHVFMPEADLAALDFSRCELVLQLG from the coding sequence ATGGCGTACTTCCGCTGGGTCGAAGGCGAGATGGAAGGCTACTTGATCGCCTGCGACACAAACGACGCGCGCCGCCTGCTGGGAGAGGCCGACAACCCGGCGCTGGTGATTGAGCCCCTCAGCGGGGCACTCGATCCCATCGACTTCGCAGAGGCTCAGGCGGTGCTGGGCGATCAGCATCCAGCGCTGCTCGGCCTGCGCAGCCTGGGATTGAGCCTCGCGGAAACAATCGTGCAACGTAGCTCTCACTTCGGGGGCTTGCCCCGGTTAAGCCAACAGATCGACTGGCCGGGCGGAGCGAACCCGCTGCCTCTACTGCTCGAGCTGGATCTAGCGGAGGTGACGGACGGGGGTTGGGGGGGGTTCTTTGGGTTTCCGGCGACGGGCTACTTGGCGCTCTTCTTCGATCTTCGGAGCTCGAGGCGGGATTTCGCGGTGTGCTACAGCCCGGCAGGTTCGCCGGTGCGGAGCGCGCCAGTGGGTAGCGTGGCGCTAGAGCCTCGCAGCGTCGTGAGTGGGCTCGAGCTGACCTCCCCCCACCCTGAAGATCCAGCGGTGATCGAGCTCCTTGGCGACGACGTGGAGCTGCTCGAGTCCTACGCGGCGCTCTATGCAGAGAGCGCAGAGGGCTGCCATCGCCTGCTGGGCCACGCGTACTGGATCAACGAAGAGTGCGCAGTGCCCGAGGGATGCATTCAGCTATTCCAAATCCGCGGGGAACCGGGCAGCTTCGGAGTCAACGCGGAAGAGTGCTACTTGCACGTGTTCATGCCTGAAGCGGACCTAGCCGCGCTCGACTTCAGCCGCTGCGAGCTCGTGCTTCAGCTGGGCTGA
- a CDS encoding FAD-dependent monooxygenase yields the protein MREFEVVIVGGGPAGISTALFLAHHRPDLTDRIAVLEKATYPREKFCAGGVGGRADKLLKSIDVVVDVPSVAFHGIAFRSRFGELVGREPDIGRVVRRKQFDHELARQAEARGIRILQGTSLSEFWRTHDGFELETSQGRLKARVLVGADGVGSVVRKRLGFVSTRYLAQALELDTEHVDGDLPRDVILFDFTRGDLPGYYWDFPTLVDGREMMCRGVYLLKRDGEASPVNIQAVLAEELAARGLKLGDYRQKRFAERGFEPHQPISQERVLLVGEAAGIDPVSGEGIAQAIQYGATAGKYLSERLADGRLGFEDWPTAVGRAHVGIDLRARTAGVDLFYGARRETIERYVLRYPEFLQVGMRYFGGKPWGTQTALRAARGAIWHTTKALFGERDVKRA from the coding sequence TTGAGAGAGTTCGAAGTCGTCATCGTCGGAGGAGGTCCAGCCGGGATCTCGACGGCGCTCTTCCTCGCGCATCACCGCCCGGATCTCACCGATCGCATTGCGGTGCTGGAGAAGGCCACGTACCCACGTGAGAAGTTCTGCGCCGGCGGCGTTGGCGGGCGGGCGGACAAGCTGCTGAAGAGCATCGATGTGGTGGTCGACGTCCCCAGCGTTGCCTTTCACGGCATCGCGTTTCGTTCTCGCTTCGGAGAGCTGGTCGGCCGCGAGCCGGACATCGGCCGCGTGGTGCGTCGCAAGCAGTTCGATCACGAACTAGCCCGCCAGGCTGAGGCGCGCGGCATACGCATCCTGCAAGGCACCTCGCTGAGCGAGTTCTGGCGGACCCATGATGGCTTCGAGCTCGAGACATCCCAGGGTCGCTTGAAGGCGCGGGTGCTCGTCGGGGCCGACGGCGTGGGAAGCGTGGTGCGCAAGCGCCTGGGTTTCGTTTCAACGCGGTATCTCGCGCAGGCGCTGGAGCTGGACACGGAGCATGTCGATGGCGACCTGCCCCGGGATGTGATCTTGTTCGACTTCACGCGCGGCGATCTCCCGGGGTACTACTGGGACTTCCCCACGTTGGTGGACGGGCGGGAGATGATGTGCCGCGGGGTCTATCTCCTGAAGCGAGATGGCGAGGCCAGTCCAGTGAACATTCAGGCGGTGCTGGCTGAAGAGCTCGCGGCGCGAGGCCTGAAGTTGGGGGACTATCGCCAGAAGCGCTTTGCCGAGCGCGGCTTCGAGCCCCATCAGCCCATCAGTCAGGAACGGGTGTTGCTCGTCGGTGAAGCGGCGGGGATCGATCCAGTGAGCGGTGAGGGCATCGCTCAGGCGATCCAGTATGGGGCTACAGCGGGTAAGTACTTGAGCGAGCGCCTGGCGGACGGTCGCCTGGGCTTCGAGGACTGGCCTACGGCGGTAGGGCGCGCTCACGTTGGCATCGACCTGCGCGCCCGCACCGCGGGCGTGGATTTGTTCTACGGGGCGCGGCGGGAGACCATCGAGCGCTACGTGCTCCGCTATCCAGAGTTCCTTCAGGTTGGAATGCGCTACTTCGGCGGCAAACCCTGGGGCACGCAGACGGCGCTGCGCGCTGCTCGTGGTGCCATCTGGCACACGACGAAGGCATTGTTCGGCGAACGTGACGTAAAACGCGCCTAG
- a CDS encoding serine/threonine protein kinase, which yields MNSLRAGDVVAGKLRVVRLVGAGGMGAVYEVEHLFTHHTRALKLLHPSIAQASTARERFLREATAAGRIGSPHVVETFDAGILDDGSPFLLMELLEGQSLDELLEAQGALELAFCLELLSQVCEGVQAAHDAGIVHRDLKPENLFVASVRGAPFIKILDFGISKFDIDLDLTSALTREGALLGTPFYMAPEQLLKRRPASIESDIYALGVIAYQCLTGKRPFEAESLPELSVRLNEGSYDTLDVLRGDIPKEVSDAIARAMSREPEDRFHTARELQLALEQGRASPPKIEPSVERPRGRGVYRPMLFVGLLLGLLTALGFALLRTPNDPAESPVATATGDSPVDSVLASAARPSPVLSLSASAERASTQAPDAPPSASFSGRPPSVQPSAAARPAASSPGAAPPTVQGAPRDPSRSEKLQLDTANPY from the coding sequence GTGAACAGCCTACGCGCAGGGGATGTCGTTGCGGGCAAGTTGCGCGTAGTGCGGCTCGTTGGCGCCGGGGGAATGGGCGCGGTGTATGAGGTGGAGCACCTCTTCACGCACCACACCCGGGCCCTCAAGCTGCTGCACCCGAGCATTGCTCAGGCGTCGACGGCCAGAGAGCGGTTCCTTCGCGAAGCCACCGCCGCGGGGCGCATTGGGAGTCCTCACGTCGTGGAGACGTTCGATGCAGGGATCCTCGATGATGGCTCGCCCTTCCTGTTGATGGAGCTGCTCGAGGGGCAGTCGCTCGACGAGTTGCTCGAGGCGCAGGGAGCGCTGGAGCTGGCCTTTTGCCTCGAGTTACTGAGCCAGGTCTGCGAGGGAGTTCAGGCCGCACACGATGCGGGCATCGTGCACCGCGACCTCAAGCCAGAAAACCTGTTCGTCGCCAGCGTCCGAGGTGCGCCGTTCATCAAAATTTTGGACTTTGGCATCTCGAAGTTCGACATCGACCTCGACCTCACGTCGGCGTTGACCCGGGAAGGCGCGCTGCTCGGCACGCCGTTCTATATGGCGCCGGAGCAGCTGTTGAAGCGCCGGCCTGCCTCGATCGAGAGCGACATCTACGCGCTCGGAGTGATCGCCTATCAATGCCTCACAGGGAAGCGCCCGTTCGAGGCGGAGAGCCTGCCTGAGCTCAGCGTGCGACTGAACGAAGGTAGCTACGACACGTTGGATGTACTCCGCGGCGACATCCCCAAGGAGGTGAGCGACGCGATTGCTCGGGCTATGTCGCGCGAGCCCGAAGATCGATTCCACACGGCAAGAGAACTCCAGCTTGCGCTAGAACAAGGCCGGGCGTCTCCTCCGAAGATCGAGCCGAGCGTCGAGCGCCCTCGCGGGCGTGGGGTGTATCGGCCGATGCTGTTTGTCGGTCTGCTGCTTGGCTTGCTCACGGCGCTCGGGTTCGCGCTGCTTCGCACGCCCAACGATCCCGCGGAGTCACCCGTAGCTACCGCCACTGGCGACTCGCCGGTGGACTCGGTGCTCGCCAGCGCGGCGAGGCCATCGCCCGTTCTCAGCCTCAGCGCGAGCGCGGAACGCGCGTCGACGCAAGCGCCCGACGCTCCGCCCTCTGCCTCCTTTTCCGGCCGCCCTCCCTCCGTGCAACCTTCAGCGGCAGCTCGTCCCGCCGCGTCCTCGCCGGGCGCAGCACCTCCTACGGTGCAGGGCGCACCCCGCGATCCGAGCCGAAGCGAGAAGCTTCAGCTCGACACGGCAAACCCCTACTAA
- a CDS encoding PEGA domain-containing protein, which produces MRSLLALGAGLSFALAVPELGAQDARTEARERFDRGLRLTDQGDVEGALAEFQRAYALVPHPRVLYNIGLVQASAGRMVEAFDALETVLKDPTGLGPEQLEHARSMRERVLARIAYIRVEVNADDAEVELAGESHKLTSKPLRVTSGRHFLTVSAPGRGAQRVSLSVAGGETRVVKVTLEAHQAAQALLRVNCTLPDAEVRVDGAVLGETPLPAPLSVQPGNHVVELTREGYVAVRRKIAFGSAVAAELDACPRVDTRALRRSGGRLDVRVREDNAVIWVDDEVIQSTSLVVPPGKHRLRVERAGFVSFEREVDVPRGGYRVDVELIPDASYRRDYRDAALSQRTWGWVGVGGGAAIGVGAVAFLLWNRGQQQDAQRTFNQEAPRHESSGDCWPGLSDLADDCKDLNTLVDDIEAANGRFGYGWAALGLGVVAAGVGSYLLIAGDDPDRFEPGADSEFLVSFGLTPMPMMGGVGLGLKARNW; this is translated from the coding sequence TTGCGATCGCTGCTAGCCCTTGGGGCGGGTTTGAGTTTTGCGCTAGCGGTCCCCGAGCTCGGCGCTCAGGATGCTCGAACGGAAGCGAGGGAGCGCTTTGATCGCGGTCTGCGACTGACGGATCAGGGAGATGTCGAGGGCGCCCTCGCGGAGTTTCAGCGGGCCTACGCGCTCGTCCCGCATCCTCGGGTGCTCTACAACATTGGACTGGTACAGGCGTCGGCAGGGCGCATGGTGGAGGCGTTCGACGCGCTGGAAACCGTGTTGAAAGATCCGACGGGTTTGGGACCCGAGCAGCTCGAGCACGCGCGTAGCATGCGAGAGCGTGTGCTGGCTCGCATCGCCTATATCCGCGTGGAAGTGAATGCCGACGATGCGGAGGTGGAGCTGGCGGGCGAGTCCCACAAGCTGACTTCGAAGCCTCTGCGGGTGACGAGCGGTCGACATTTTTTGACCGTCAGCGCTCCGGGTCGCGGAGCTCAGCGGGTCTCATTGAGCGTTGCTGGCGGTGAGACTCGAGTCGTGAAGGTGACGCTGGAAGCCCACCAGGCGGCGCAAGCGTTGCTGAGAGTGAATTGTACGCTGCCGGACGCGGAAGTGAGGGTCGACGGGGCAGTTCTGGGTGAGACGCCACTCCCGGCGCCGCTCAGCGTCCAACCTGGGAACCACGTCGTTGAGCTGACGCGGGAGGGGTACGTTGCGGTCCGGCGGAAGATCGCGTTTGGGTCGGCGGTCGCGGCAGAGCTGGACGCGTGTCCTCGGGTGGACACTCGCGCGCTCCGTCGCAGCGGTGGGCGCCTCGACGTGCGCGTTCGGGAAGACAACGCGGTGATTTGGGTGGACGACGAAGTCATCCAGTCGACGTCGCTCGTCGTGCCCCCGGGCAAACACCGCCTACGCGTCGAGCGCGCGGGCTTCGTGAGCTTCGAGCGAGAGGTCGACGTGCCTCGCGGCGGCTACCGCGTAGACGTGGAACTGATTCCAGACGCCAGCTACCGGCGCGACTACCGTGACGCAGCACTCAGCCAGCGTACGTGGGGCTGGGTGGGCGTCGGGGGTGGCGCCGCGATCGGGGTCGGCGCGGTTGCTTTCTTGCTTTGGAACCGTGGTCAGCAGCAAGACGCGCAGCGCACCTTCAATCAGGAGGCACCAAGGCACGAGAGCAGCGGCGACTGCTGGCCGGGCCTGAGCGACCTGGCTGATGACTGCAAAGACCTCAACACCCTGGTGGATGACATCGAGGCCGCGAACGGGCGCTTTGGGTACGGATGGGCAGCGCTTGGACTGGGCGTTGTCGCGGCGGGAGTTGGTAGCTATCTGCTCATCGCGGGAGATGACCCTGACCGTTTCGAGCCAGGCGCCGACAGCGAGTTCCTGGTGTCTTTCGGGCTCACCCCGATGCCGATGATGGGCGGGGTCGGTTTGGGCCTGAAGGCACGAAACTGGTAG